In Bacteroidota bacterium, the DNA window AAATTATTTTCAATCAGCTTTCTGCGTATTTTATATTCTTCGCCACCACCGCTCAGTGCACCATTTGCCAAGATAAAACCTGCAACTCCGTTTTCAGAAAGTTTGCTCACCATATTCAAAATCCAACCATAGTTGGCGTTGCTTTTGGGTGGCACATCATAACCTCTCCAACGTGGGTCGTCAATCAATTCATTTTCGCCTCTCCAATCTTTTTGGTTAAAAGGTGGGTTTGCCATTATGTAATCGGCTTTCAGGTCTTTGTGTTGGTCGTCTGCAAAGGTATCGGCTGCTTTTTCGCCTAAGTTTCCACTTATGCCTCGTATGGCAAGATTCATTTTAGCCAGTTTGTAAGTGGTATTGGTATACTCTTGTCCGTAAATAGAAATTTCCTTTTTATTGCCGTGGTGTGCTTCAATAAACTTGATACTCTGCACAAACATACCGCCCGAACCACAGGCAGGGTCATAGATAATGCCCTTGTAAGGTTCAATCATTTCGGCAATCAGGTTTACAATTGTCTTTGGCGTATAGAATTCTCCTTTGCCTTTTCCTTCTGCCAATGCAAATTTGGAAAGAAAGTATTCATACACTTTGCCAACTAAATCTTGCTTCGGGTCTTTGGTGGTGTCAATGTCGTTGATGGTATCGAGCAGCGAAGCCAGTTTGGTTACATCTAAACCCAAACGAGAAAAGTAATTGTCGGGCAAGGCACCTTTCAGGGCTTTGTTGTTTTTCTCAATGGTGTGCAGGGCAGTGTCAATGAGCAAGGCAATGTCGTTTTGCTTGGCTCTTTTTATCAGATAACTCCAACGGCTGGTTTCTTCCAAAAAGAACACATTGTTCATATTGTAGAACTCGGGCATTTCAATGTATTTCTCTTTGCCTTCGGCAATCAGTTTTGCTCTATGTTCTTCAAACTTGTCGCTGGCAAACTTTAAGAAAATCAGTCCTAACACAACGTGTTTGTATTCGGCAGGCTCCACGCTTCCTCTCAATTTATTTGCAGCTTCCCAAAGGGTAACTTCAATTGCTTTTTCTTTTAATTTACCTTGAGCTTGTCGAACGGGTTGTTTCTTCTGTTTCGCCATTTATACTGCTAATATTTTAAATTATTTAAGGGTCTTTGTGAATGCTCCATATTTTGCAAGAATCGGCAATGAGTTTCGGCTTACTCGTTGTCCAATTGTTATGTCGTTTCTATGTCCGTGTTCACTTGTCAAAATGGGTTACTTTCTGTTTATGTTTTGGTTGTCAGTTCTATGTTTGCAGTGTCGTTTTACCATTGACTACCAACTCATAAACATACGCAATACTAAACCAAATTCTATTTCCGTACAAGTTTTTGTTTTCATATAAAGCTTAAGCCGGTATAGGTTTTAAAGGTTTAATAAGCAGCTACATTTTATGCTAAATTATTGAACCGCTTATCTGTCAATGTGCGGCTTTTTTTATTACAATCGCTCAAACCTTATGTAATAATCATATCTTTGCAGCATTAAAATCATCGGGTTTCTACCTGCGCATCACTTGACATTAGTACCTGTTCTGTTGCTTTTTCAGTTTTTGCTCTTAGGTTTGTGCCACTTATTTTTTAATGCAAAATGACTCAAAACCTAATTAACATAACAACGAATGGCAGACACATTTAACAAAAAAAATTTAGAACAGAAAAAAGCAAAGAAAAAAAAGGAAAAGTTAGAGCGAAAGGAAGAACGTAGGGCTAATAACGAAAAAGGCAAAAAACTCGAAGACATGATTGCCTATATTGATGAATTTGGTAATATTACAGATGTACCACCGGACAAACAAAACAGGATAGAAATCAACATTGAAGATATCCAATTAGGTGCGGCACCCGTCATACAAGAAAAGACATTTAGCGGAATTCTTTCTCTATTTTTCCCCGAAAAAGGCTATGGCTTTATTACTGACAGTAAAAGCAAAGAGAGCGTTTTTGTTCACAGCAACAATTTTCTTGAACCCATAGTTGAAAACGATAAAGTATCGTTTGAAAAAGAAAAGACTCCCAAAGGGTTTGCGGCAATCAATGTCAAAAAAATCAAATAAATTTTTTATCCATATTAATACATAATACAATGCAAGAAGGAACAGTAAAATTCTTTAATGAATCAAAAGGTTTTGGATTTATCACGCCTAATGACGGGACAGAAGATGTCTTTGTTCATGTGAGTGGTTTGAAAGACAAAATCAGAGAAAAAGACAGCGTAACGTATGAAATACAGCAAGGCAAGAAAGGGCTTAATGCTGTCAACGTTAAATTAGCATAACACCTCTTTATTCCGGTCATAAAGCTCCCTAGGGAGCTTTATTTGTTTATAGCAAATGGGATTGGGATACCCGAACAAAATTAACCTTTGTCGGTTTGAACACTCAACTTCACCTTCTCTACCGAATTACGATACATCTTTAATATTTTTGCTTGATATGCACCCAAGTCGAGAATATCACCTTGTTTTATTTCAATTTCGGGATATTGTTCGGTGATTAATCCCGCAAGAGTATCATAATCCTCGCTTTCATTGAAATGAACAGGCAAGTAGTTATTGATATCGGAAATATTAAAGTGGGCATTCACAACAAAAGCATTTTCCCCAATTTTTATCACCACCGGGTCTTCGTTGTCATATTCATCTTGAATTTCGCCCACCAACTCTTCCAAAATATCCTCCATACTGATAATACCCGTTAATTCGCCTACCTCGTTAGTAACAATCGCCATTTGAATACGTTTTTGCTGAAAGGTTTTAAGCACATTCTTAATCCTTGCATTTTCCGAAACAAACTCCGGCTCACGCAATATGTTT includes these proteins:
- a CDS encoding type I restriction-modification system subunit M, translating into MAKQKKQPVRQAQGKLKEKAIEVTLWEAANKLRGSVEPAEYKHVVLGLIFLKFASDKFEEHRAKLIAEGKEKYIEMPEFYNMNNVFFLEETSRWSYLIKRAKQNDIALLIDTALHTIEKNNKALKGALPDNYFSRLGLDVTKLASLLDTINDIDTTKDPKQDLVGKVYEYFLSKFALAEGKGKGEFYTPKTIVNLIAEMIEPYKGIIYDPACGSGGMFVQSIKFIEAHHGNKKEISIYGQEYTNTTYKLAKMNLAIRGISGNLGEKAADTFADDQHKDLKADYIMANPPFNQKDWRGENELIDDPRWRGYDVPPKSNANYGWILNMVSKLSENGVAGFILANGALSGGGEEYKIRRKLIENNLVEAILVLPQDMFYTTNISVTLWIVNKNKKAQSKKVGNETRNYRDRSTEILFMDLRQMGIPFEKKYIQFSEEDILKITSTYHQWQCKEIENVPEFCYAASLDEVAKKDFSLVPSKYIVFVNRDENIDFDEKMQMLKSEFADLLKAEEQSKGDLLKVFEELGYKISLEP
- a CDS encoding cold shock domain-containing protein → MQEGTVKFFNESKGFGFITPNDGTEDVFVHVSGLKDKIREKDSVTYEIQQGKKGLNAVNVKLA
- a CDS encoding cold shock domain-containing protein: MADTFNKKNLEQKKAKKKKEKLERKEERRANNEKGKKLEDMIAYIDEFGNITDVPPDKQNRIEINIEDIQLGAAPVIQEKTFSGILSLFFPEKGYGFITDSKSKESVFVHSNNFLEPIVENDKVSFEKEKTPKGFAAINVKKIK